In Micromonospora purpureochromogenes, a single window of DNA contains:
- a CDS encoding ATP-binding protein: MTDDLLDGPGQPVGRVLGTTDATPLQFWTAVSPDSYLQLDDVVVTRRELPDREPVTIAGVVTQVRARHEGAQFDSDVFAIADGTLPAQVQEAAEITTTRVDPEFYVPPAPGAAVYRAEGDARARALHFDRMERRIPMGMGRDGVPVYLNADFLDGSRGAHVSISGISGVATKTSFATFLLYSVFRSGVLGGDAVNAKALIFNVKGEDLLFLDHPNARLDDPTRAAYAKLGLDAGAFPDVRVYAPPRVGDSAGTPDVSSRLTGVDSFYWTLSEFCADRLLPYVFADADDERQQYTMVVHSVAAHLARYAQPADGGVSIDGVRLGSYADLVDHIVEQLNDDETRGDWAGSAVGLGTVNAFARRLIGSKKDLGRLIRGDLATRRPHSINTAESAQVTVVDLHNLPDRAQRFVVGVTLKSEFERKEKSGTAKPLLFVVLDELNKYAPREGSSPIKEVLLDIAERGRSLGVILIGAQQTASEVERRIVTNSAIRVVGRLDPAEASRPEYGFLPPAQRQRALLAKPGTMFVNQPDIPVPLCLEFPFPAWATRVSEAGRPPSQTLRSITQSVDPFAVVGSGAGDDDIPF; this comes from the coding sequence ATGACCGACGACCTGCTCGACGGCCCGGGCCAGCCGGTCGGCCGGGTGCTCGGCACCACCGACGCCACCCCGCTGCAGTTCTGGACCGCCGTCTCCCCCGACAGCTACCTCCAGCTCGACGACGTGGTGGTCACCCGGCGTGAGCTGCCCGACCGGGAGCCGGTCACCATCGCCGGGGTGGTCACCCAGGTCCGCGCCCGACACGAGGGCGCCCAGTTCGACTCGGACGTCTTCGCCATCGCCGACGGCACCCTCCCCGCCCAGGTGCAGGAGGCCGCCGAGATCACCACGACCCGGGTCGACCCGGAGTTCTACGTGCCGCCCGCGCCGGGCGCGGCGGTCTACCGGGCCGAGGGCGACGCCCGGGCGCGGGCGCTGCACTTCGACCGGATGGAGCGGCGCATCCCGATGGGCATGGGCCGCGACGGCGTCCCGGTCTACCTGAACGCCGACTTCCTCGACGGCAGCCGGGGCGCGCACGTCTCCATCTCCGGCATCTCCGGCGTGGCCACCAAGACCAGCTTCGCCACCTTCCTGCTCTACTCGGTCTTCCGCTCCGGGGTGCTCGGCGGCGACGCGGTCAACGCCAAGGCGCTGATCTTCAACGTCAAGGGCGAGGACCTGCTCTTCCTCGACCACCCCAACGCCCGGCTCGACGACCCGACCCGGGCCGCGTACGCGAAGCTCGGGCTGGACGCCGGCGCCTTCCCCGACGTGCGGGTCTACGCCCCGCCCCGGGTCGGCGACTCCGCCGGCACGCCGGACGTGAGCAGCCGGCTCACCGGCGTGGACAGCTTCTACTGGACGCTGAGCGAGTTCTGCGCCGACCGGCTCCTGCCGTACGTCTTCGCCGACGCCGACGACGAGCGCCAGCAGTACACGATGGTGGTCCACTCGGTCGCCGCCCACCTGGCCCGGTACGCCCAGCCCGCCGACGGCGGGGTGAGCATCGACGGGGTCCGGCTGGGCTCGTACGCCGACCTGGTCGACCACATCGTCGAGCAGCTCAACGACGACGAGACCCGCGGCGACTGGGCGGGCAGCGCGGTCGGCCTCGGCACGGTCAACGCCTTCGCCCGCCGGCTGATCGGCAGCAAGAAGGACCTGGGCCGGCTGATCCGGGGCGACCTGGCCACCCGCCGCCCGCACAGCATCAACACCGCCGAGAGCGCCCAGGTCACCGTGGTCGACCTGCACAACCTGCCGGACCGCGCGCAGCGCTTCGTGGTGGGTGTGACGCTCAAGAGCGAGTTCGAGCGCAAGGAGAAGTCCGGCACCGCCAAGCCGCTGCTCTTCGTCGTCCTCGACGAGCTCAACAAGTACGCCCCGCGCGAGGGCTCCTCCCCGATCAAGGAGGTGCTGCTCGACATCGCCGAGCGGGGCCGCTCGCTCGGGGTGATCCTGATCGGCGCGCAGCAGACGGCGAGCGAGGTGGAGCGGCGGATCGTCACCAACTCGGCGATCCGGGTGGTCGGCCGGCTCGACCCGGCCGAGGCGTCCCGCCCCGAGTACGGCTTCCTCCCGCCGGCCCAGCGCCAGCGGGCGCTGCTGGCCAAGCCGGGCACCATGTTCGTCAACCAGCCCGACATCCCGGTCCCGCTCTGCCTGGAGTTCCCCTTCCCGGCCTGGGCGACCCGGGTCTCCGAGGCGGGCCGGCCGCCCTCGCAGACGCTGCGCTCGATCACCCAGTCGGTCGACCCGTTCGCGGTGGTCGGCTCGGGCGCCGGCGACGACGACATCCCGTTCTAG